One segment of Pseudomonas sp. FP2196 DNA contains the following:
- the paoA gene encoding aldehyde dehydrogenase iron-sulfur subunit PaoA produces MPISRRRFLILGAVTATAFAMPPFISLKAYAANLEQPAMSKVTIQVNGKPQALEVDNRTTLLDALREHLHLTGSKKGCDHGQCGACTVIADGRRINACLTLAVMQEGSEITTIEGLGMPDNLHPMQAAFIKHDGYQCGYCTPGQICSAVAVIKEIRDGIPSHASASLTEPPQLIASEFQERMSGNICRCGAYSNIIEAITEVAEVPA; encoded by the coding sequence ATGCCGATTTCCCGACGTAGATTTTTGATCCTCGGCGCCGTGACCGCGACGGCGTTCGCGATGCCCCCCTTCATCAGCCTCAAGGCCTATGCGGCCAATCTGGAGCAACCGGCCATGAGCAAAGTGACCATTCAAGTCAATGGCAAGCCTCAGGCCCTTGAAGTCGACAACCGCACCACGCTGCTCGACGCCCTGCGCGAACACCTGCACCTGACCGGCAGCAAAAAAGGCTGCGACCACGGCCAGTGCGGCGCTTGCACCGTGATCGCCGATGGCCGGCGGATCAATGCCTGCCTGACCCTGGCGGTGATGCAAGAAGGCAGTGAGATCACCACCATCGAAGGCCTCGGCATGCCCGACAACCTGCACCCGATGCAAGCCGCGTTCATCAAGCACGACGGCTATCAGTGCGGTTATTGCACGCCGGGGCAGATCTGTTCGGCGGTGGCGGTCATCAAGGAAATCCGCGATGGCATTCCCAGCCACGCCAGCGCCAGCCTGACCGAGCCGCCGCAACTGATCGCCAGCGAATTCCAGGAACGCATGAGCGGCAATATCTGCCGTTGCGGTGCCTACTCGAACATCATCGAAGCCATCACTGAAGTCGCGGAGGTGCCGGCATGA